In Streptococcus parasuis, the following proteins share a genomic window:
- a CDS encoding HIT family protein — MTCIFCHQLNDNDILYQTEHLKVVWDIDPVQTGHLLIISKKHYDTLHQVPPAVRYELSDLEVLLTEKLCQALTIDGVTIACNDRLFDAGTHFHVHLIPRFRSDGFWDQISLAQVQLDLTHFLKAL, encoded by the coding sequence ATGACCTGCATTTTTTGTCACCAACTCAATGATAATGACATTCTCTACCAGACGGAACATCTCAAGGTCGTCTGGGATATTGACCCTGTCCAAACTGGACATCTACTGATTATCAGCAAGAAACACTATGACACGCTCCACCAAGTCCCTCCTGCTGTTCGCTATGAACTGTCGGACTTGGAAGTCTTATTGACTGAAAAACTCTGTCAAGCATTGACAATTGACGGTGTGACCATAGCTTGCAATGATCGCTTGTTTGATGCTGGTACCCATTTCCATGTCCACCTGATTCCACGCTTTCGATCAGACGGCTTCTGGGACCAAATTTCGCTTGCACAAGTGCAACTGGATCTGACTCACTTTCTCAAAGCATTATAA
- a CDS encoding heavy-metal-associated domain-containing protein, whose protein sequence is MKQTLKLKNLSCQNCVKHVTNHFLEMDGVDEVSIQLEEQLAEVQTSVEHSLESYKEALEDTVYEVVELV, encoded by the coding sequence ATGAAACAAACCTTGAAATTGAAAAATTTATCTTGTCAAAACTGTGTGAAGCATGTGACCAATCATTTCTTGGAAATGGATGGGGTAGATGAGGTATCAATCCAGTTGGAAGAGCAGTTAGCAGAAGTACAAACTTCTGTAGAACATAGCTTAGAGAGTTATAAAGAAGCCTTGGAAGATACTGTCTATGAGGTGGTAGAATTAGTGTAG
- a CDS encoding CopY/TcrY family copper transport repressor → MEQTISAAEWQVMRVLWAHPGATSQEIIQALQEGFDWQATTIKTLLGRLRKKNYLRMDKETSKYHYYPLISEEEHLQGQVELLLAAICSTKQGQLVEKLLDTGTFSQKSLENISSKISQLQKTAPESIVCQCLPGQCTCGHHHTTSKIDIRCVD, encoded by the coding sequence GTGGAGCAGACAATTTCTGCTGCGGAGTGGCAGGTCATGCGGGTCCTGTGGGCCCATCCTGGTGCGACTTCTCAGGAAATTATTCAGGCCTTGCAGGAAGGCTTTGATTGGCAGGCGACGACCATTAAGACACTTTTAGGGCGGCTGCGGAAGAAAAACTATCTGAGAATGGATAAGGAAACTAGCAAGTACCACTACTACCCGCTGATCAGTGAAGAGGAACATTTGCAGGGGCAGGTGGAGCTCTTACTAGCTGCCATATGTTCCACAAAACAGGGGCAACTGGTTGAAAAACTGCTAGACACAGGGACATTTTCCCAAAAAAGCCTTGAGAATATCTCCAGCAAAATCTCGCAGTTACAAAAGACGGCACCTGAGAGTATTGTTTGTCAGTGTCTGCCAGGTCAATGTACTTGTGGTCATCATCACACAACTTCAAAAATCGACATAAGGTGTGTTGATTAA
- a CDS encoding zinc ABC transporter substrate-binding protein AdcA, translated as MKKVGLLFVSISALLLGACGNSTASEDGKLNIVTTFYPVYEFTKQVAGDEANVDLLVKAGTEVHDYEPSAKDIARIQEADVFVYENENMETWVHDVEESIDTSKVSVISATEGMLLLPGSEEGEDHDHSEEGHSHAYDPHVWLSPERAITLVENIRDSLVAKYPEKKDAFETNAAAYIEKLDALDMKYSETLSAAKQKYFVTQHTAFAYLALDYGLKQVSITGVAADEDPTPSRLAELTEYINKYGIKYIYFEENASKSVAETLAKETGVQLDVLNPLESLTDEDMKNGKDYISVMEDNLTALEKTTSQEGSEILPEEGAETAQTVYNGYFEDSAIKDRTLSDYAGEWQSVYPYLLDGTLDQVWDYKAKIKGGMTAEEYKAYYDTGYKTDVDQINITDNTMEFVVGDKKEKFTYKYVGYKILTYKKGNRGVRFLFEATDANAGNYKYVQFSDHNIAPVKTGHFHIYFGGESQEKLLEELENWPTYYPVGLTGLEIGQEMLAH; from the coding sequence ATGAAAAAAGTTGGATTGCTATTCGTGTCTATTTCAGCTTTGCTTTTAGGAGCCTGTGGCAATAGCACAGCTTCTGAAGATGGGAAGCTAAATATTGTAACAACCTTCTATCCTGTTTATGAGTTTACCAAGCAGGTGGCAGGTGATGAGGCGAATGTTGATCTGTTGGTTAAGGCTGGAACAGAAGTTCATGATTATGAACCTTCAGCAAAAGATATTGCTCGAATTCAAGAAGCTGATGTTTTTGTTTACGAAAATGAAAATATGGAAACATGGGTTCATGATGTTGAGGAATCTATTGACACCTCAAAGGTCAGTGTGATTAGTGCAACGGAAGGGATGCTCTTGTTACCAGGTAGTGAAGAAGGTGAGGATCACGACCATAGTGAGGAGGGGCATAGCCATGCTTATGATCCGCATGTATGGTTGTCTCCTGAGCGTGCTATCACACTTGTAGAAAATATTCGTGATAGTTTGGTAGCTAAATATCCAGAAAAGAAAGATGCTTTTGAAACAAATGCGGCAGCCTATATTGAGAAATTAGATGCTTTAGATATGAAATATTCTGAAACATTATCTGCTGCGAAACAGAAATACTTTGTTACACAACATACTGCATTTGCATATTTGGCTTTGGACTATGGTTTGAAACAAGTTTCTATTACAGGTGTTGCTGCAGATGAGGATCCGACTCCATCACGTCTAGCAGAATTGACAGAGTATATCAATAAATATGGTATTAAGTATATCTATTTTGAAGAAAATGCGTCAAAATCTGTTGCAGAAACACTTGCCAAAGAGACTGGGGTTCAGTTGGACGTTCTTAATCCTCTTGAAAGTTTGACGGATGAGGATATGAAAAATGGTAAGGATTATATTTCTGTTATGGAAGATAATCTGACTGCCCTTGAAAAAACAACTTCCCAAGAAGGTTCTGAAATTTTGCCAGAAGAGGGTGCTGAGACTGCGCAAACTGTTTATAACGGTTATTTTGAAGATAGTGCCATAAAAGATCGTACTCTTTCAGATTATGCAGGTGAGTGGCAATCTGTTTATCCATACTTGCTTGATGGTACACTAGATCAGGTCTGGGATTACAAGGCTAAGATCAAAGGTGGCATGACAGCTGAAGAGTACAAGGCTTACTACGATACTGGCTACAAAACAGATGTTGATCAAATTAACATTACAGATAATACCATGGAATTTGTAGTGGGAGATAAGAAAGAAAAATTCACGTATAAGTATGTGGGCTATAAGATTTTGACCTACAAAAAAGGAAATCGTGGTGTTCGTTTCTTGTTTGAAGCAACGGATGCAAATGCTGGCAACTATAAATATGTTCAATTTAGCGACCACAATATCGCCCCTGTTAAAACAGGTCACTTCCATATCTATTTTGGTGGAGAGAGCCAAGAAAAACTCTTGGAAGAGTTGGAAAACTGGCCGACATACTACCCTGTTGGTTTGACTGGTTTGGAAATTGGTCAGGAGATGCTGGCTCACTAA
- a CDS encoding metal ABC transporter permease, protein MFDLSVFHYDFMHRAFLAIIAMSLFSPILGVFLILRRQSLMSDTLSHVSLAGVAFGLVLGISPTLSTVLVVIVAAVFLEYLRTIYKNFMEIGTAILMSTGLAISLIVMNKSGGKSGLSLEQYLFGSIVTISQEQVIALFTIAVIVIVLTLLFLRPMYILTFDEDTAFVDGLPVRAMSIAFNVVTGVAIALMIPAAGALLVSTIMVLPASIALRLGKSFKAVIFTGMAIGFLGMVTGLMTSYYAETPASASITLIFISIFLLVNVVQKFKK, encoded by the coding sequence ATGTTTGATCTATCTGTATTTCATTATGACTTTATGCATCGTGCTTTCCTGGCAATCATTGCGATGAGTCTGTTCTCGCCTATTTTGGGGGTCTTTTTGATACTCAGACGACAGAGTTTGATGTCGGATACTCTTAGTCATGTTTCGTTGGCGGGAGTTGCATTTGGTTTGGTTTTGGGTATTTCGCCTACTCTTTCGACTGTTCTTGTCGTTATTGTGGCGGCTGTATTTTTAGAGTATTTGCGGACAATTTACAAGAATTTTATGGAAATTGGGACGGCTATCCTCATGTCGACTGGTTTGGCTATTTCGCTCATTGTCATGAATAAATCTGGTGGGAAATCAGGGCTTAGCCTGGAACAATATCTGTTTGGTTCGATTGTGACGATTAGTCAGGAGCAGGTAATTGCTTTGTTTACGATTGCTGTGATTGTCATTGTGCTGACATTGCTGTTTTTACGTCCGATGTATATTCTTACCTTTGATGAAGATACCGCATTTGTAGATGGATTGCCTGTTAGAGCCATGTCCATTGCCTTTAATGTAGTTACTGGTGTTGCGATTGCTCTTATGATTCCTGCTGCGGGGGCTTTATTGGTTTCAACCATTATGGTTCTACCTGCTTCTATTGCCTTACGACTTGGTAAGAGTTTTAAAGCTGTTATCTTTACGGGGATGGCAATTGGCTTTTTAGGAATGGTGACAGGTTTGATGACATCCTATTATGCAGAAACCCCAGCAAGTGCAAGTATTACCTTGATTTTCATTAGTATTTTCTTACTGGTGAATGTTGTTCAAAAATTTAAAAAATAA
- a CDS encoding metal ABC transporter ATP-binding protein, whose translation MRYITVEDLSFYYDKEPVLEHIHYYLDSGEFVTLTGENGAAKTTLIKATLGILKPKQGRVSIAEKSIKGKKLRMAYLPQQIASFNAGFPSTVYEFVKSGRYPRQGWFRRLTAHDEEHVRISLESVGMWEHRDKRLGALSGGQKQRAVIARMFASDPDIFILDEPTTGMDAGTKDAFYQLMHHSAKKHGKSVLMITHDPDELNRYADRNIHLVRDQQSPWRCFNVHEADEEVADV comes from the coding sequence ATGAGATATATTACTGTGGAAGATTTGTCGTTTTACTACGACAAAGAACCGGTTTTGGAACATATTCATTATTATCTTGATAGTGGGGAATTTGTGACTTTGACTGGTGAGAATGGCGCAGCCAAGACAACCCTCATTAAGGCGACTTTGGGGATATTGAAGCCCAAACAGGGGAGGGTTTCTATTGCTGAGAAGAGTATAAAAGGTAAGAAGTTAAGAATGGCCTATTTACCTCAGCAAATTGCAAGTTTTAATGCTGGTTTTCCGAGCACTGTTTACGAATTTGTAAAATCAGGGCGTTATCCTCGACAAGGTTGGTTTCGTCGTTTGACAGCCCATGATGAGGAACATGTTCGGATTAGTTTGGAATCAGTTGGAATGTGGGAACATCGGGATAAGCGCTTAGGTGCCTTGAGTGGTGGGCAGAAGCAACGTGCTGTCATTGCGCGTATGTTTGCCTCTGATCCAGATATTTTTATTCTGGATGAACCGACAACAGGGATGGATGCAGGGACCAAGGATGCTTTTTACCAGCTCATGCATCATTCGGCTAAGAAGCATGGAAAGTCGGTTCTGATGATAACTCATGATCCTGATGAGCTGAATAGGTATGCTGATCGAAACATTCACTTGGTTCGTGATCAGCAGTCTCCTTGGCGTTGTTTCAATGTTCATGAAGCGGATGAGGAGGTTGCTGATGTTTGA
- a CDS encoding zinc-dependent MarR family transcriptional regulator, translating into MSQFALDIEKCLHEIVLSSENQLEILVGSCQSTVKLTNTQEHILMLIEKAAYTNTEIAKQLNVSQAAITKATKSLVAQGLLVAVKDSKDARIVRFSLTEAAKPIAAEHAHHHAHTLEAYEELLGNYSLDEQELIARFLNELVEKIRK; encoded by the coding sequence ATGAGCCAATTTGCATTAGATATTGAGAAGTGTTTGCATGAAATAGTTTTGAGTTCTGAGAACCAGTTGGAAATATTAGTTGGTTCTTGTCAAAGTACGGTGAAGTTGACGAATACGCAGGAGCATATTTTGATGCTTATTGAAAAGGCTGCATATACTAATACTGAGATTGCAAAGCAGCTCAATGTTAGTCAAGCTGCTATTACAAAGGCAACAAAGTCGTTGGTTGCTCAGGGCTTATTAGTAGCAGTAAAGGATTCAAAGGATGCACGTATTGTTCGTTTTAGTCTGACTGAGGCTGCAAAGCCTATTGCTGCGGAGCATGCGCATCATCATGCCCATACTTTGGAAGCATATGAAGAACTGTTAGGTAATTATAGTCTTGACGAACAAGAGCTGATTGCAAGATTTTTGAATGAGTTAGTGGAGAAAATTAGAAAATAA
- a CDS encoding IS630 family transposase (programmed frameshift), producing the protein MAYSLDFRKKVLAYCEKTGSITEASVVFDISRNTIYQWLKLMESTGELHHQVKGTKPRKVDREKLKNYLEAHPDAFLTEIASEFGCHPTAIHYALKAMGYTPKKKSCTYYEQDPEKVNQFLKEFNNLSHLTPVYIDETGFETYFHREYGRSLKGQLITGQVSGRRFQRLSLVAGLINGEIIAPMTYKETMTSDFFEAWFKTFLLPTLDRPSVIIMDNARFHRMSKLKELCKEQGHRLLPLPPYSPEYNPIEKTWAQIKKHLRKVLPNCDTFLEALLSCSCFN; encoded by the exons ATGGCATATTCATTAGATTTTCGTAAAAAAGTTCTCGCATACTGTGAGAAAACCGGCAGTATTACTGAAGCATCTGTTGTTTTCGATATTTCCCGCAACACCATCTATCAATGGCTAAAATTAATGGAGAGTACAGGCGAGCTTCATCACCAAGTTAAGGGAACCAAACCAAGAAAAGTTGATAGAGAAAAATTAAAGAACTATCTTGAAGCTCATCCAGATGCTTTTTTGACTGAAATAGCTTCTGAATTTGGCTGTCATCCAACAGCTATTCATTACGCTCTCAAAGCTATGGGGTATACTC CGAAAAAAAAGAGCTGTACCTACTATGAACAAGACCCTGAGAAAGTAAATCAGTTCCTTAAAGAATTTAATAACTTAAGTCACTTGACACCTGTTTATATTGACGAGACAGGGTTTGAGACATATTTTCATCGAGAATATGGTCGATCTTTGAAAGGTCAGTTGATCACTGGTCAGGTCTCTGGAAGAAGATTCCAGCGGCTATCTTTAGTCGCAGGTCTTATAAACGGTGAGATTATAGCCCCAATGACCTACAAAGAAACCATGACTAGTGACTTTTTCGAAGCTTGGTTTAAAACATTCTTACTACCCACTTTAGATAGACCATCTGTTATCATTATGGACAATGCAAGGTTTCATCGGATGAGTAAGCTAAAAGAGTTATGCAAGGAGCAGGGTCATAGACTTTTACCACTTCCTCCTTACTCACCTGAGTATAATCCCATTGAGAAAACATGGGCTCAAATTAAAAAACACCTCAGAAAAGTATTGCCAAATTGCGATACTTTTCTTGAGGCACTTTTGTCCTGTTCTTGTTTCAATTAA